One Lagopus muta isolate bLagMut1 chromosome 10, bLagMut1 primary, whole genome shotgun sequence DNA segment encodes these proteins:
- the LOC125698292 gene encoding LOW QUALITY PROTEIN: mesoderm posterior protein 2-like (The sequence of the model RefSeq protein was modified relative to this genomic sequence to represent the inferred CDS: deleted 1 base in 1 codon): protein MAGSPLPPRSLQTPTAATPTPTGELCRPSSGSGLRRCGGPAGRRGSGAAGGSRQSASEREKLRMRRLAQAMHRLRHYLPPALAPAGQSLTKIETLRLATRYIAHLSALLGLSEEVLLLRRGAAPRRCPLCPGGLGCCQPPQPRPRSPAPQENSPPGSEGWGTPPELRRALDAGTGTWGSLSNGPVLETHPQLHVVPDVGMGLWSSPSYSPTAGTPAELHGMPGFMSQPSPSPLCSIRAATLMEPPRRCAATTGTRTGPSCCTEPAAPSLPPGMRAKALGPSGLHTCGSQIGSPLDQDVFISSDVHGTPVLPGCSPARCWGWWS from the exons ATGGCCGGGTCCCCACTGCCGCCCCGCAGCCTCCAGACCCCAACAGCCGCCACCCCGACACCAACCGGGGAGCTCTGCAGACCCAGCAGCGGGTCCGGGCTGCGGCGGTGCGGGGGTCCGGCGGGCAGGAGGGGATCAGGGGCGGCCGGGGGCTCACGGCAGAGCGCCAGCGAGAGGGAGAAGCTGCGGATGCGGCGGCTGGCGCAGGCCATGCACCGGCTGCGGCACTACCTGCCGCCCGCACTGGCGCCCGCCGGGCAGAGCCTCACCAAGATCGAGACCCTGCGCCTCGCCACGCGCTACATCGCCCACCTCTCGGCGCTGCTGGGCCTCAGCGAGGAGGTGCTGCTACTGCGCCGCGGGGCGGCC CCCCGCCGCTGCCCGCTCTGCCCCGGGggcctgggctgctgccagcccccgcagccccggcCGCGCTCCCCAGCCCCGCAGGAGAATTCGCCCCCCGGCTCGGAGGGTTGGGGGACCCCCCCAGAGCTGCGCAGGGCTCTGGATGCGGGGACGGGGACCTGGGGGTCGCTCTCCAACGGCCCCGTGTTGGAGACCCATCCGCAGCTGCACGTGGTTCCTGACGTGGGGATGGGGCTCTGGTCATCACCGTCCTACAGCCCCACCGCGGGGACCCCCGCAGAGCTGCATGGGATGCCGGGCTTTATGTCACAGCCCTCACCATCACCGCTGTGCAGCATCAGAGCAGCGACCCTGATGGAGCCCCCGCGGAGATGCGCAGCAACCACAGGCACCAGGACAGGtccctcctgctgcacagagcccgcagccccctccctgcctcctgGGATGAGAGCAAAGGCCTTGGGACCTTCAGGACTCCACACATGCGGCTCTCAG ATCGGCAGCCCCCTGGACCAGGATGTGTTCATCTCCTCCGACGTCCACGGGACCCCTGTCCTGCCCGGCTGCAGCCCCGCACGGTGCTGGGGGTGGTGGAGCTGA